The following coding sequences lie in one Myxococcus xanthus genomic window:
- the cglC gene encoding adventurous gliding motility lipoprotein CglC, translating into MFVRTALMMSAALLLGGCEVASEIGKPCTLVRKATPEESAANNNSATMPILEREIASQQDFISFGSVNCEDLICVRDQDYPRALNEDGSLNENAPAMGYCSKPCVEGGSSCDVTDTDDVNPDLPGRMSCRPMLLDQDTLDALRSADEAFYRRTFGENNSPFFCAGALIPG; encoded by the coding sequence ATGTTCGTGCGAACCGCCCTCATGATGTCCGCCGCGCTCCTGTTGGGTGGCTGTGAGGTGGCCAGCGAGATTGGCAAGCCCTGCACGCTGGTGCGCAAGGCGACCCCCGAGGAGTCGGCGGCCAACAACAACTCCGCAACCATGCCCATCCTGGAGCGGGAGATCGCTAGCCAGCAGGACTTCATCTCGTTCGGGTCCGTGAACTGCGAGGATCTGATCTGCGTTCGGGACCAGGACTACCCTCGGGCCCTCAATGAGGATGGATCACTGAACGAGAATGCTCCGGCGATGGGCTACTGCAGCAAGCCCTGCGTCGAGGGCGGCTCGTCCTGCGACGTGACGGACACCGACGACGTCAATCCGGACCTGCCTGGCCGGATGTCGTGCCGCCCGATGCTGCTGGATCAGGACACGCTGGATGCACTCCGCTCGGCGGATGAGGCCTTCTACCGGCGGACGTTCGGCGAGAACAACTCGCCCTTCTTCTGCGCCGGCGCGCTCATCCCGGGTTGA
- a CDS encoding outer membrane beta-barrel domain-containing protein — MNRPKLLLALCLVPALASAQSQEGMGLDLTDESQAESSQDAESPAPPPVEEATPAAASRPADEPLEADPQLPLTDITQEDRVKSVQRKVYLKKGRFELTPLVSLSVNDPFYSKVGLSVRGAYYLADTLAISARASLMQVVPSDDVRTAKRTFNSKIYYSVPQWSAMGDVEWSPIYGKVAFLNSILHFDGYLLAGAGVVRTETSALQGRGLNPAADLGLGMRFVAQDYIAVNVALINTSYVDQPLGSSKGAVQNVMTLNAGISLFLPFKSTGRDSE, encoded by the coding sequence TTGAACCGCCCCAAGTTGCTGCTCGCCCTGTGTCTGGTGCCCGCACTGGCATCCGCCCAGAGCCAGGAAGGCATGGGACTCGACCTCACCGACGAGTCGCAGGCCGAGTCATCGCAGGATGCAGAATCACCCGCGCCTCCTCCGGTGGAGGAGGCCACACCGGCCGCGGCGTCCCGCCCCGCGGACGAGCCATTGGAAGCGGATCCGCAGTTGCCGCTGACGGACATCACCCAGGAAGACCGGGTGAAGAGCGTCCAGCGGAAGGTCTACCTCAAGAAGGGCCGCTTCGAGCTGACGCCACTGGTGAGCCTCTCGGTCAACGACCCCTTCTATTCGAAGGTGGGGTTGTCGGTCCGGGGCGCCTACTACCTGGCGGACACGCTGGCCATCTCCGCCCGGGCCTCGCTGATGCAGGTGGTGCCGTCGGATGACGTGCGCACCGCGAAGCGGACCTTCAACAGCAAAATCTACTACTCGGTGCCCCAGTGGTCCGCGATGGGCGACGTGGAGTGGAGCCCGATCTACGGAAAGGTGGCGTTCCTCAACTCCATCCTCCACTTCGACGGCTACCTGCTGGCCGGCGCGGGCGTGGTGAGGACGGAGACCTCGGCGCTGCAGGGGCGAGGCCTCAACCCGGCTGCGGACCTGGGCCTGGGCATGCGCTTCGTGGCTCAGGACTACATCGCCGTCAACGTGGCCCTCATCAACACCTCTTATGTGGATCAGCCCCTGGGTAGCAGCAAGGGCGCCGTCCAGAACGTCATGACGCTCAACGCAGGCATCTCGCTGTTCCTGCCGTTCAAGTCGACGGGGAGGGACTCGGAATGA
- a CDS encoding outer membrane beta-barrel domain-containing protein, translating into MKRFFRVLLALCLTAPVLGSAQTTEEAEAGDVSEVDKDRLGPLRERVRPVSGHVFLKKGRFEFSPSATLSLRDAFYSKYIFGGTLTYHPMETLGVSLRVGYAINTVAGAAQKCTFGDGGEGSSRGCVPPTLNELDGNAPGQIKLLGGADVQWAPIYGKVSLLAETFVHFDLYGIAGASVVQYRGPGDSLGAEAQNYLTPGANLGVGARFFLNRWITLRTELRDLIYVEKGTEVSGNYLRNQLLFELGVSFFFGSES; encoded by the coding sequence ATGAAGCGCTTCTTCCGTGTGCTCCTCGCCCTCTGTCTGACGGCGCCCGTGCTGGGCTCCGCCCAGACCACCGAAGAGGCGGAAGCCGGCGACGTGTCGGAGGTCGACAAGGACCGGCTCGGGCCCCTGCGCGAGCGCGTCCGGCCGGTCTCCGGCCACGTCTTCCTCAAGAAGGGCCGCTTCGAGTTCAGCCCGTCCGCGACGCTGTCGCTGCGCGACGCGTTCTACAGCAAGTACATCTTCGGCGGCACGCTGACGTACCACCCCATGGAGACGTTGGGTGTCAGCCTGCGCGTGGGCTACGCCATCAACACGGTGGCCGGCGCGGCGCAGAAGTGCACGTTCGGGGACGGCGGCGAGGGCTCCTCGCGCGGCTGTGTGCCGCCCACGCTCAACGAACTGGACGGGAACGCGCCAGGGCAGATCAAGCTGCTGGGTGGCGCGGACGTCCAGTGGGCGCCCATCTACGGCAAGGTGTCGCTGCTGGCTGAGACCTTCGTCCACTTCGACCTGTACGGCATCGCGGGCGCCTCGGTGGTTCAGTACCGCGGCCCCGGTGACTCGCTGGGCGCGGAGGCGCAGAACTACCTCACGCCGGGTGCCAACCTGGGCGTGGGCGCGCGCTTCTTCCTCAACCGGTGGATCACGCTGCGCACGGAGCTGCGTGACCTCATCTACGTGGAGAAGGGCACCGAGGTCTCCGGCAACTACCTGCGCAACCAGCTCCTGTTCGAGCTGGGTGTCTCCTTCTTCTTCGGGTCCGAGTCATGA
- the gltC gene encoding adventurous gliding motility protein GltC, translating to MMRSFRLIRVAVLGLSLAWTAPIYAQNFEGLDLSGQSKKKKRTTPKKKKPTRKSRADKAKSVPVQDEDADDDDAAASSSEAPTSVSPAETAPAATHSTPAPTPASPPANTGSMGMGLDLTQEAPKPAAPTMSFDAVDVSGKTADRQRLDVAVSLFKNDEYEKASMAAHELLEDPKLAGLHTEARYVLAKSLYRMGMYHSSLGEFSKILSLGPSTKFFKTSLEWLFFISRKTKNETVILDEIARHANQEFPEKYRNEFRYLLARYHFVRGRALDQVGQPEEADKSFSEVKRLALTIPRTDAFFPRAKYLEGLSSFRNGSRQKDAASKRANGEMLAAIEAMKEVVRLTRPAPGKTADQAKLDKSLRELAFMQLARTHYGMQQNRFALFYLGKVERGNTQWLEALFESSWANYRVGQYEQALGSLITLSSPFFREEYFPEALILKAVIYYENCRYRESNIILQDFERTYLPVHDQLEALVKKNMEASEYYSVLSDVQKKNKDGLEKNETDVILERILRLALTDQDLRKTNDSILELEAEMDAFANRADTFKYSELSKSLLEGLKVQRTALISKAGTMAKGKLETELVALKQLLANGLRIKFETTTKEKEFLEEQLKAGGRTAIVKKYKYSVAVQDDQLYWPYEGEYWRDELGTYQYTMTKGCIERDTANRRVQSAEAM from the coding sequence ATGATGCGCTCCTTCCGGCTCATCCGTGTCGCCGTCCTCGGGCTGTCGCTCGCGTGGACGGCCCCCATCTACGCGCAGAACTTCGAGGGCCTGGACCTCTCCGGCCAGTCCAAGAAGAAGAAGCGCACCACCCCCAAGAAGAAGAAGCCCACCCGCAAGAGCCGCGCCGACAAGGCGAAGTCCGTGCCGGTGCAGGACGAGGACGCGGACGACGATGACGCCGCGGCTTCCTCCAGCGAGGCGCCCACGAGCGTGTCTCCCGCGGAGACGGCACCCGCGGCGACCCATTCCACGCCCGCGCCCACCCCGGCTTCGCCTCCCGCGAACACCGGGAGCATGGGCATGGGCCTGGACCTGACGCAGGAGGCGCCCAAGCCGGCCGCGCCCACCATGTCCTTCGACGCGGTGGACGTCTCTGGCAAGACGGCGGACCGCCAGCGCCTGGACGTGGCCGTCAGCCTCTTCAAGAACGACGAGTACGAGAAGGCCTCCATGGCGGCGCACGAGCTGCTGGAGGACCCGAAGCTGGCGGGCCTGCACACCGAGGCGCGCTACGTGCTGGCCAAGTCGCTCTACCGCATGGGCATGTACCACTCGTCCCTGGGCGAGTTCTCCAAGATCCTCTCCCTGGGCCCGTCCACCAAGTTCTTCAAGACGAGCCTGGAGTGGCTCTTCTTCATCAGCCGCAAGACGAAGAACGAGACGGTCATCCTCGACGAGATTGCCCGCCACGCGAACCAGGAGTTCCCCGAGAAGTACCGCAACGAGTTCCGCTACCTGCTGGCGCGCTACCACTTCGTGCGTGGCCGCGCGCTGGACCAGGTGGGGCAGCCCGAGGAGGCGGACAAGAGCTTCTCGGAGGTGAAGCGGCTGGCGCTGACCATTCCGCGCACCGACGCGTTCTTCCCCCGCGCCAAGTACCTGGAGGGCCTGTCCTCCTTCCGCAACGGCAGCCGTCAGAAGGACGCGGCGTCCAAGCGCGCCAACGGGGAGATGCTGGCGGCTATCGAGGCGATGAAGGAAGTGGTCCGCCTCACGCGTCCGGCGCCGGGCAAGACGGCGGACCAGGCGAAGCTGGACAAGTCGCTGCGTGAGCTGGCCTTCATGCAGCTGGCCCGTACGCACTACGGCATGCAGCAGAACCGCTTCGCGCTCTTCTACCTGGGCAAGGTGGAGCGCGGGAACACCCAGTGGCTGGAGGCCCTCTTCGAGTCCAGCTGGGCCAACTACCGAGTGGGCCAGTACGAGCAGGCGCTGGGCAGCCTCATCACCCTGTCGTCGCCCTTCTTCCGCGAGGAGTACTTCCCGGAGGCGCTCATCCTGAAGGCGGTCATCTATTACGAGAACTGCCGCTACCGGGAGTCCAACATCATCCTCCAGGACTTCGAGCGCACCTACCTGCCCGTGCACGACCAGTTGGAGGCGCTGGTGAAGAAGAACATGGAGGCCAGCGAGTACTACTCGGTGCTGTCCGACGTGCAGAAGAAGAACAAGGACGGCCTGGAGAAGAACGAGACGGACGTCATCCTGGAGCGCATCCTCCGGCTGGCCCTGACGGACCAGGACCTGCGCAAGACGAACGACTCCATCCTCGAGCTGGAGGCGGAGATGGACGCCTTCGCGAACCGGGCGGACACCTTCAAGTACTCCGAGCTGAGCAAGTCCCTGCTGGAGGGGCTCAAGGTGCAGCGCACGGCGCTCATCTCCAAGGCCGGCACCATGGCCAAGGGCAAGCTGGAGACGGAGCTGGTGGCGCTCAAGCAGCTGCTGGCCAACGGCCTGCGCATCAAGTTCGAGACGACCACCAAGGAGAAGGAGTTCCTGGAGGAGCAGCTCAAGGCGGGCGGCCGCACGGCCATCGTCAAGAAGTACAAGTACTCCGTCGCCGTGCAGGACGACCAGCTCTACTGGCCGTACGAGGGCGAGTACTGGCGTGACGAGCTGGGCACCTACCAGTACACGATGACCAAGGGCTGCATCGAGCGCGACACCGCCAACCGGCGCGTCCAGTCCGCCGAGGCGATGTAA
- a CDS encoding MFS transporter: MVRRAASLRVVFGIVALDLIGFGILIPQLGVYGVRFGASPFTVGLLISVFSLMQLVSAPVMGRLSDRYGRRPVLLVSQVGSLLAYLLFAFAQSLPLLFLARVIDGISGGNISTAQAVVADITTPKDRARGMGVIGAAFGLGFVLGPALGGFLGAWGGNLAIGLFAAGLVAINLTGTYFFLPETRVEGRPGEGHARTLTGATLAMSLPVVGRCLVLMLVFTTAFAQMEGTFSVYLLTRFLSSGPVPLQEGGLFLRAAVTDLDVLREASLRSGWLFAAIGVISAGVQGGLVRRLTGGPGSRPGREALLATAGFGLTAVGLGLLPVAPDYAWLFPVMGLLAVGSALVTPCLSALVSLHAPPERLGAVLGAYQAFGSLGRILGPALGGWLFTRMGPAAPYGTAAGMVALAGLLGLSLVAQARMAGAGAEQRS; encoded by the coding sequence GTGGTGCGGCGGGCGGCGTCACTCCGTGTCGTCTTCGGAATCGTGGCGCTGGACCTCATCGGGTTCGGCATCCTGATTCCCCAGCTGGGGGTGTACGGCGTGCGGTTCGGCGCCTCTCCCTTCACGGTGGGGCTGCTCATCTCCGTCTTCTCGCTGATGCAGCTGGTGTCGGCCCCGGTGATGGGCCGGCTCAGCGACCGGTACGGCCGCCGGCCGGTGCTGCTGGTGAGTCAAGTGGGCTCGCTGCTGGCGTACCTACTGTTCGCCTTCGCGCAGTCGCTGCCGCTGCTCTTCCTGGCGCGTGTCATCGACGGCATCTCCGGTGGCAACATCTCCACCGCACAGGCCGTGGTGGCGGACATCACCACGCCGAAGGACAGGGCGCGGGGCATGGGAGTCATTGGCGCGGCCTTCGGGCTGGGCTTCGTGCTGGGACCGGCGCTGGGCGGCTTCCTGGGCGCCTGGGGCGGCAACCTCGCCATCGGTCTGTTCGCGGCGGGGCTGGTGGCCATCAACCTGACGGGCACGTACTTCTTCCTGCCGGAGACGCGGGTGGAGGGGCGCCCGGGGGAAGGGCACGCGCGCACGCTGACGGGCGCCACGCTGGCCATGAGCCTGCCCGTGGTGGGGCGCTGCCTGGTGCTGATGCTGGTGTTCACCACCGCCTTCGCGCAGATGGAAGGCACCTTCTCCGTCTACCTGCTGACGCGCTTCCTGTCGTCCGGGCCGGTGCCGCTCCAGGAAGGGGGGCTGTTCCTCCGGGCGGCGGTGACGGACCTGGACGTGCTGCGCGAGGCCAGCCTGCGCTCCGGGTGGCTCTTCGCGGCCATCGGGGTGATTTCCGCGGGCGTGCAGGGGGGCCTGGTGCGCCGGCTGACGGGTGGGCCCGGGAGCAGGCCGGGGCGCGAGGCGCTGCTGGCCACGGCGGGCTTCGGACTGACGGCGGTGGGACTGGGCCTGTTGCCCGTGGCGCCGGACTATGCGTGGCTGTTCCCGGTAATGGGGTTGTTGGCGGTAGGGTCGGCGCTGGTGACACCGTGTCTGTCCGCCCTGGTATCACTGCATGCCCCGCCAGAGCGGCTGGGGGCGGTGCTGGGGGCGTACCAGGCCTTCGGCTCGCTGGGGCGGATTCTGGGGCCGGCGCTGGGCGGCTGGCTCTTCACCCGGATGGGGCCCGCGGCCCCGTACGGGACGGCGGCGGGAATGGTGGCGTTGGCGGGGCTCCTGGGATTGTCCCTGGTGGCCCAGGCGAGAATGGCAGGCGCGGGGGCCGAGCAAAGGTCCTAA
- the plsX gene encoding phosphate acyltransferase PlsX translates to MVGTQPQPVTIAFDVMGTDHGPGEVVRGAAMLSLESPHIHTLLVGDRTLIDDALAETKHNGERISVQHAADFIGMDEKPGEALARKPNASVAVAARLVAEGEAQALVSAGNTGAGVLACARHFQLIPGVRRAALATVYPTRSVRGAKGDPFSLILDVGATVEATADDLVTFAVMGSAYARIISQNERPKVALLSNGIEPQKGPPRVVEAHARLSEMKDIHFIGNVEGIDIPKGTADVIVTDGFVGNVCLKMLEGVHDTVVELAQYAYKESLRWRAGLAMLSSGIQRIKDITDWNQYGGAPILGFDKIFIKAHGRSKSRAIANAGKVAAKVVSNNLGAAIREGLKK, encoded by the coding sequence ATGGTGGGGACGCAGCCGCAGCCAGTGACGATTGCCTTCGATGTCATGGGAACGGACCACGGCCCGGGCGAGGTGGTCCGGGGAGCGGCGATGCTGTCGCTCGAGTCCCCCCACATCCACACGCTCCTGGTGGGGGACCGCACCCTCATCGACGACGCGCTGGCGGAGACGAAGCACAACGGCGAGCGCATCTCCGTGCAGCACGCGGCGGACTTCATCGGCATGGACGAGAAGCCCGGCGAGGCGCTGGCGCGCAAGCCGAACGCGTCCGTGGCGGTGGCCGCGCGGCTGGTGGCGGAGGGCGAGGCGCAGGCGCTGGTGTCCGCGGGCAACACGGGCGCGGGCGTGCTGGCGTGTGCCCGGCACTTCCAGCTCATCCCCGGGGTGCGGCGCGCGGCGCTGGCCACGGTGTACCCGACGCGCTCGGTGCGCGGCGCGAAGGGCGACCCGTTCTCCCTCATCCTCGACGTGGGCGCCACGGTGGAGGCCACCGCGGATGACCTGGTGACGTTCGCGGTGATGGGCTCCGCCTACGCGCGCATCATCTCCCAGAACGAGCGCCCCAAGGTGGCGCTCCTGTCCAACGGCATTGAGCCGCAGAAGGGCCCGCCCCGCGTGGTGGAGGCCCATGCCCGCTTGTCGGAGATGAAGGACATCCACTTCATCGGCAACGTGGAGGGCATCGACATCCCGAAGGGCACCGCGGACGTCATCGTCACCGACGGCTTCGTGGGCAACGTCTGCCTGAAGATGCTGGAGGGCGTCCACGACACGGTGGTGGAGCTGGCCCAGTACGCCTACAAGGAGAGCCTGCGATGGCGCGCGGGGCTCGCGATGCTGTCCAGCGGCATCCAGCGCATCAAGGACATCACCGACTGGAACCAGTACGGCGGGGCCCCCATCCTGGGGTTCGATAAAATCTTCATCAAGGCACACGGGCGTTCGAAGTCGCGGGCCATCGCCAACGCGGGCAAGGTCGCGGCGAAGGTGGTGTCGAACAACCTGGGCGCCGCCATCCGGGAAGGCCTGAAGAAGTGA
- a CDS encoding phosphatase domain-containing protein yields the protein MSLPDRIDPRPPRRIYRWDLDKTYLQTEFDSLRDLVRTAFQKAHQKVAVPGASALIRELSENGDSRLCIVSGSPKQMRAVLEEKLKLDGVRWDEFVLKDNVGNLLRGRFRALRGQVGYKLPAILESRVHAPVEAEEVLFGDDAEADAFIYSLFADLVAGRVDERVLSQVLEAGGVYPDDALRVREAWKKIPVGDPVRRIFIHLDKLTPPAHFTAYGPRVVPIFNYFQAALVLLADGHLTAPQVLKIAVEMVQTAGHNIITLSNSFQDLLRRGLPLQQAAVALSQALEGPNKLLAAMRPMPDILAAFSKRLAALGTPPPPPPVQAVDYVSLIHHALPRNHKGRTKPQ from the coding sequence GTGAGCTTGCCGGACCGCATCGACCCGCGTCCGCCCCGGCGAATCTACCGCTGGGATTTGGACAAGACGTACCTCCAGACGGAGTTCGACTCGCTCCGTGACCTGGTGCGGACGGCGTTCCAGAAGGCCCACCAGAAGGTGGCCGTGCCGGGGGCCAGCGCGCTCATCCGCGAGCTGTCGGAGAACGGGGACTCGCGGCTGTGCATCGTCTCCGGCAGTCCGAAGCAGATGCGGGCCGTGCTGGAGGAGAAGCTCAAGCTGGACGGCGTGCGGTGGGACGAGTTCGTCCTCAAGGACAACGTGGGCAACCTGCTGCGCGGCCGCTTCCGGGCCCTGCGCGGGCAGGTGGGCTACAAGCTGCCCGCCATCCTGGAGAGCCGGGTGCACGCGCCGGTGGAGGCGGAGGAGGTCCTCTTCGGTGACGACGCGGAGGCGGACGCGTTCATCTATTCGCTCTTCGCGGACCTGGTGGCGGGCCGCGTGGACGAGCGCGTGCTGTCACAGGTGCTGGAGGCGGGCGGGGTGTACCCGGACGACGCGCTGCGGGTGCGCGAGGCGTGGAAGAAGATTCCCGTGGGCGACCCGGTGCGCCGCATCTTCATCCACCTGGACAAGCTGACGCCCCCCGCGCACTTCACGGCCTACGGGCCGCGCGTGGTGCCCATCTTCAACTACTTCCAGGCCGCGCTGGTGCTGCTGGCGGACGGCCACCTGACGGCGCCGCAGGTGCTGAAAATCGCCGTGGAGATGGTGCAGACGGCGGGCCACAACATCATCACCCTGTCCAACTCGTTCCAGGACCTGCTGCGGCGCGGGCTGCCGCTCCAGCAGGCGGCGGTGGCGCTGTCCCAGGCGCTGGAGGGGCCCAACAAGCTGCTCGCGGCGATGCGGCCCATGCCGGACATCCTGGCCGCCTTCAGCAAGCGTCTGGCCGCGCTGGGCACGCCGCCGCCACCCCCGCCTGTTCAGGCGGTGGACTACGTGTCCCTCATCCACCACGCGCTGCCCCGGAACCACAAGGGCCGCACCAAGCCGCAGTAG
- the pcnB gene encoding polynucleotide adenylyltransferase PcnB, translating to MNSQLELSAHPEEDSASKPVAADAQAPTETPTIHAATPAEPPPAPAYADAEDEDDEDDDDEVDLADSGLDDAVLGAEAALAAAEAEDAAEARGEDAEDVPIVLEPEPEPTPDERALHAPHVRPTGEPAEIDPDELDPDALKVVLRLHQHGHQAYMVGGCVRDLLLGRKPKDFDIATSATPNEVRGIFRNCRLIGRRFRLAHVYFKGGKIIEVSTFRANPTELEPAPNGGEDEGDGEDLLITHDNVFGTAQQDARRRDFTINGLFYDVAEGRVIDYVRGRRDLDERFIRTIGDPEVRMREDPVRILRAVRFAAKLGLDIESRTYAAMEGAVEDLPRCAPARLLEETFRLIRGGVSAPALKLLDALDALKILLPPVNAYLKQHGKEGEKTFYAFAESLDQRVSAGEALDDAILLAMLLIPISRSTGPEESQEGRPSVSQVVEDLLAGFVQSARLPRRIAERCRMLLLAQRTLSGERRRRSAAFKRHPLFSEALTVFEMTVEATGENREQLEAWKAGEVPQPRAAAADGEESDAGGQRKRRRRRRRRRPSANGSSGESAGSSSESGDA from the coding sequence ATGAACTCCCAGCTGGAGCTGTCGGCGCACCCTGAAGAGGACAGCGCCTCCAAGCCCGTGGCCGCCGACGCGCAGGCCCCCACTGAAACCCCCACGATTCATGCCGCCACCCCCGCCGAGCCGCCTCCGGCCCCCGCTTACGCGGATGCCGAGGACGAGGACGACGAGGATGATGACGACGAGGTGGACTTGGCCGACTCGGGCCTGGACGACGCCGTCCTGGGCGCCGAGGCCGCGCTGGCCGCCGCCGAGGCCGAGGACGCCGCCGAGGCCCGGGGCGAGGACGCCGAGGACGTCCCCATCGTCCTGGAGCCCGAACCGGAGCCGACGCCCGATGAGCGCGCGCTGCACGCGCCCCACGTCCGGCCCACCGGCGAGCCGGCGGAAATCGACCCCGACGAGTTGGACCCGGACGCCCTCAAGGTGGTGCTCCGCCTGCACCAGCACGGCCATCAGGCGTACATGGTGGGCGGCTGCGTGCGTGACCTGCTGCTGGGGCGCAAGCCGAAGGACTTCGACATCGCCACCAGCGCGACGCCGAACGAGGTGCGCGGCATCTTCCGCAACTGCCGCCTGATTGGCCGGCGCTTCCGGCTGGCGCACGTCTACTTCAAGGGCGGGAAGATCATCGAGGTCTCCACCTTCCGTGCGAATCCGACGGAGCTGGAGCCCGCGCCCAACGGCGGTGAGGATGAGGGGGACGGTGAGGACCTGCTCATCACCCACGACAACGTCTTCGGCACCGCGCAGCAGGACGCGCGCCGCCGTGACTTCACCATCAACGGCCTGTTCTACGACGTGGCCGAAGGGCGGGTCATCGATTACGTCCGTGGCCGCCGTGACCTGGATGAGCGCTTCATCCGCACCATTGGCGACCCGGAAGTGCGCATGCGCGAGGACCCGGTGCGCATCCTGCGCGCGGTGCGCTTCGCGGCGAAGCTGGGCCTGGACATCGAGTCGCGGACGTACGCGGCCATGGAAGGCGCGGTGGAGGACCTGCCCCGTTGCGCGCCCGCGCGCCTGCTGGAGGAGACGTTCCGCCTCATCCGCGGCGGTGTGTCCGCGCCGGCGCTGAAGCTGTTGGACGCGCTGGACGCGCTCAAAATCCTCCTGCCGCCCGTCAACGCGTACCTCAAGCAGCACGGCAAGGAAGGGGAGAAGACGTTCTACGCCTTCGCGGAGTCGCTGGACCAGCGCGTGTCCGCGGGCGAGGCGCTGGACGACGCCATCCTCCTGGCGATGTTGCTGATTCCCATCAGCCGTTCGACGGGGCCCGAGGAGTCGCAGGAGGGCCGCCCGTCCGTGTCGCAGGTGGTGGAGGACCTGCTCGCGGGCTTCGTGCAGTCCGCGCGTCTGCCGCGCCGCATCGCCGAGCGCTGCCGCATGCTGCTGCTGGCCCAGCGCACCCTGTCCGGTGAGCGCCGTCGTCGCAGCGCCGCCTTCAAGCGGCACCCGCTTTTCAGCGAGGCCCTCACCGTGTTCGAGATGACGGTGGAGGCCACGGGCGAGAATCGCGAGCAACTGGAGGCGTGGAAGGCCGGCGAGGTGCCGCAGCCGCGCGCCGCCGCCGCGGATGGCGAGGAGTCCGACGCGGGAGGCCAGCGCAAGCGCCGCCGTCGCCGCCGCCGCCGCCGCCCCTCGGCAAACGGCTCGTCCGGTGAGAGCGCCGGTTCGTCCTCCGAGTCGGGCGACGCCTGA
- the dinB gene encoding DNA polymerase IV → MRAIIHVDMDAFYASVEQRDNPALRGKPLIVGGHAQRGVVVAASYEVRPFGVRSAMPMARATKAAPHALVVKPRFAAYAEASEQVFAIFERYTPLIEPLSLDEAFLDVTASVGLFGTPADIARRIRKEIADELNLPASAGVATVKFVAKIASDLAKPNGQREVRAEETVAFLAGLPVSRLWGVGPKTEEALRLAGLKTIGDVAARELDWLEDRLGSSGRHLWELSQGIDTREVVPDRAAKSVGAEDTFDEDLVGVDALKPHVHAQALRVARRLRRAALKGRVVQLKLKFADFTLITRRTTLREATDDGQTLYRAALELLDKSHQGKPLRLTGVSVQLDEEPPQLGLFPAAAPRTAKLNAALDKIAERFGSKAITTADIAGSEATDSAEHRSERPVDKGGPKD, encoded by the coding sequence ATGCGAGCCATCATCCACGTGGACATGGATGCCTTCTATGCGTCCGTGGAGCAGCGGGACAACCCGGCCCTGCGGGGCAAGCCGCTCATCGTGGGCGGGCATGCCCAGCGCGGTGTCGTGGTCGCCGCCTCCTACGAGGTGCGCCCCTTCGGCGTGCGCAGCGCCATGCCCATGGCCCGTGCGACGAAGGCCGCGCCCCATGCGCTCGTCGTGAAGCCCCGCTTCGCCGCGTATGCGGAGGCCAGTGAGCAGGTGTTCGCCATCTTCGAACGCTACACGCCGCTCATCGAGCCACTGTCGCTGGACGAGGCCTTCCTGGACGTGACGGCGTCGGTGGGCCTCTTCGGCACGCCCGCGGACATCGCCCGGCGCATCCGCAAGGAGATTGCCGACGAGTTGAACCTTCCCGCCTCCGCGGGCGTGGCCACGGTGAAGTTCGTGGCGAAGATTGCCTCCGACCTCGCCAAGCCCAATGGCCAGCGAGAGGTGCGCGCCGAGGAGACGGTGGCCTTCCTCGCGGGCCTGCCGGTGTCGCGCCTGTGGGGCGTGGGGCCGAAGACGGAGGAGGCGCTCCGACTCGCCGGGCTGAAGACGATTGGCGACGTGGCGGCCCGGGAGCTGGACTGGCTGGAAGACAGACTGGGCTCCAGCGGACGGCACCTGTGGGAGCTGTCCCAGGGCATCGACACGCGCGAGGTGGTGCCGGACCGGGCCGCCAAGAGCGTGGGCGCGGAGGACACCTTCGACGAAGACCTCGTGGGGGTGGACGCGCTCAAGCCGCACGTCCACGCCCAGGCCCTGCGCGTGGCCCGGCGGCTGCGGCGGGCGGCGCTGAAGGGCCGCGTGGTGCAGCTCAAATTGAAGTTCGCGGACTTCACGCTCATCACCCGGCGCACCACGCTGCGCGAGGCCACGGATGACGGGCAGACGCTCTACCGCGCGGCGCTGGAGCTGCTGGACAAGTCGCACCAGGGCAAGCCGCTGCGGCTCACTGGCGTCAGCGTGCAGTTGGACGAGGAGCCGCCCCAGTTGGGCCTCTTCCCCGCCGCCGCGCCGCGCACCGCGAAGCTGAACGCGGCGCTGGACAAGATTGCCGAGCGGTTTGGCAGCAAGGCCATCACCACCGCGGACATCGCCGGCAGCGAGGCCACCGACAGCGCCGAACACCGCTCCGAGCGCCCGGTGGACAAGGGCGGGCCCAAGGACTGA